Proteins from a genomic interval of Papaver somniferum cultivar HN1 chromosome 4, ASM357369v1, whole genome shotgun sequence:
- the LOC113274325 gene encoding 60S ribosomal protein L23A-like, with the protein MNYFKFLLLVLVVTVTKKADPKVLANKASKAVKAGASTIKKKAKNICTSVIFHRPKTLQKARNPKYQYISALPRNKLDHYQILKYPLTTESAMKKIEDNKKKKTRMLSRRCTTSRQIK; encoded by the exons ATGAACTATTTTAAGTTTCTACTACTGGTGCTAGTGGTGACAG TTACTAAGAAGGCTGACCCCAAGGTGCTGGCTAACAAAGCTTCCAAGGCTGTCAAAGCTGGAGCATCAACCATTAAGAAGAAGGCTAAGAATATCTGCACATCAGTCATATTTCACAGGCCAAAGACATTGCAGAAGGCAAGGAATCCCAAGTACCAATATATTAGTGCACTACCAAGGAACAAGCTGGACCATTACCAGATCCTGAAATACCCACTCACCACCGAGTCCGcaatgaagaagattgaagacaacaagaagaagaaaacaaggatgctttcaagaagatgtacaacatccagacagataaagtga